Proteins found in one Choloepus didactylus isolate mChoDid1 chromosome 25, mChoDid1.pri, whole genome shotgun sequence genomic segment:
- the LOC119520252 gene encoding olfactory receptor 7A10-like produces METGNQTHVSEFILLGLSEDTKVQPLLFGLFLMMYLVTFMGNLLIILAITYDSHLHTPMYFFLSNLSFADIFFTSTTVPKMLVNIQTGTKIITYEGCLSQMYFSMLFAVLDNFLLAVMAYDRFVAICHPLHYTVIMNPQLCGLLLLASWLSSVLVSLLHDLMVLRLSFCRELEISHIFCELSQVVQLACSDTFLNDIVKYSAAGLVGVIPLTGILFSYSKIVSSVLRISTARGKYKAFSTCGSHLSVVSVYYGTGFGVYLSSAATQNSRARATASVMYTVVTPMLNPFIYSLRNKDLKHALKKLFRCEAV; encoded by the coding sequence ATGGAAACAGGAAACCAAACACACGTGTCAGAATTTATCCTCCTGGGACTCTCAGAAGATACCAAAGTACAGCCCCTCCTCTTTGGACTGTTCTTGATGATGTACCTGGTCACCTTCATGGGGAACCTGCTCATCATCCTGGCCATCAcctatgactcccacctccacacacccatgtacttcttcctctctaacctGTCTTTTGCAGATATATTTTTCACTTCCACCACTGTCCCAAAGATGTTGGTGAACATCCAGACAGGAACCAAAATCATAACCTATGAAGGCTGCCTCAGCCAGATGTATTTTTCTATGCTTTTTGCAGTATTAGACAACTTCCTCCtggctgtgatggcctatgaccgctttgTGGCCATCTGTCACCCCCTGCACTACACGGTCATCATGAACCCCCAGCTCTGTGGCCTCCTGCTGCTGGCATCCTGGTTATCGAGTGTTCTGGTCTCTCTTTTACATGACTTGATGGTTTTGCGATTGTCTTTTTGTAGAGAGTTGGAAATCTCCCACATTTTTTGTGAACTTTCTCAGGTAGTCCAACTTGCTTGTTCTGACACCTTCCTCAATGATATAGTGAAATATTCTGCAGCTGGACTTGTGGGTGTTATTCCACTCACTGGGATCCTTTTCTCTTACTCTAAGATTGTGTCCTCTGTTTTGAGGATTTCAACAGCCAGAGGCAAGTATAAAGCATTTTCCACTTGTGGGTCTCACCTCTCAGTAGTGTCTGTGTATTATGGTACAGGTTTTGGAGTGTATCTTAGTTCTGCTGCTACTCAAAACTCAAGGGCAAGAGCAACAGCCTCAGTGATGTACACGGTGGTCactcccatgctgaacccctttaTCTACAGTCTTAGAAACAAGGACCTAAAGCATGCCTTAAAAAAACTCTTCAGATGTGAAGCAGTATAA